Part of the Caldilineales bacterium genome is shown below.
TCCACAATCCACAATTCCTGACATGGCCCGCTACACTCAAGCACCCTCTCTCCAAATTGACCTCAAGAAGAACTACACCGCCACCATCAAGACGAACAAAGGCGATATGAAGCTGACGCTCCATGCCGCCCAGGCGCCGGTGACAGTCAACAACTTCGTCTTCCTCGCCCGCGAGGGTTTCTACGATGGCGTCACCTTCCATCGCGTAATCGCCGATTTCATGATCCAGGGCGGCGACCCAACCGGAACCGGACGCGGCGATGCCGGCTACAAGTTCCGCGATGAATTCGCCCCCGGCCTGAAGCACGATGGCCCTGGCGTCCTCAGCATGGCCAACGCTGGTCCCAACACCAACGGCAGCCAATTCTTCATCACCCACGTCGCCACCCCCTGGCTCGACAACAAACACAGCGTCTTTGGCCGCCTGATCGACGGGCGAGATGTACTATTTGCCATCGAGCAGGGCGACATGATCGATTCCATCGACATCGATGAGTTCTGAACCGGCGGCCCTACCCGACCGTGCGCTACAGCGGCGCCAGCTCGTTTTGCGAGTTGGCGCCGTTTTAGCCATGCTCACCCTGTCGGCGCTGATCCTGCTCAACGCCGATAAAGTGCGAGAGCTGGGACGATTCGGCTACCTGGGCGTCTTTCTGATCAGTTTC
Proteins encoded:
- a CDS encoding peptidylprolyl isomerase, which gives rise to MARYTQAPSLQIDLKKNYTATIKTNKGDMKLTLHAAQAPVTVNNFVFLAREGFYDGVTFHRVIADFMIQGGDPTGTGRGDAGYKFRDEFAPGLKHDGPGVLSMANAGPNTNGSQFFITHVATPWLDNKHSVFGRLIDGRDVLFAIEQGDMIDSIDIDEF